In Acidovorax sp. 106, the following proteins share a genomic window:
- the der gene encoding ribosome biogenesis GTPase Der, which produces MKPVIALVGRPNVGKSTLFNRLTKSRDAIVADFAGLTRDRHYGNGRQGKHEYIVVDTGGFEPDASAGIYREMAKQTQQAVAEADVVLFIVDARAGVSAQDHDIAKYLRRLSKPCLLVANKAEGMVEGVQLAEFYELGLGAVVPASAAHGQGIRGIFDAAFALLNIPDLDDEAVSETPSDVIKLAVAGRPNVGKSTLINTWLGEERLVAFDMPGTTRDAISVPFEKNGQKFELIDTAGLRRKGQVFEAIEKFSVVKTLQAIESSNVVLLLLDATQGVTDQDAHIAGYILESGRAVVIAVNKWDAVDDYQRQLLERSIESRLSFLKFASLHYISAKKRQGLGPLWTSIAQAHKAANCKMPTPVLTRLLLEAVQFQSPQRSGMFRPKLRYAHQGGMNPPVIVIHGNSLEHVTAAYKRFLEGRFRKEFELVGTPLRIEMKTSHNPFKDGESS; this is translated from the coding sequence ATGAAGCCAGTTATTGCCCTTGTCGGGCGCCCAAATGTTGGGAAGTCAACACTTTTCAACCGTTTAACCAAATCGCGGGACGCCATCGTTGCTGATTTTGCGGGTCTCACGCGTGATCGTCACTATGGCAATGGGCGGCAGGGCAAGCACGAGTACATCGTGGTGGACACTGGTGGATTCGAGCCAGATGCTTCTGCGGGAATTTACCGCGAGATGGCCAAACAGACCCAGCAAGCGGTTGCCGAAGCTGATGTGGTTTTGTTCATCGTGGATGCTCGCGCTGGTGTTTCCGCACAAGACCATGACATTGCCAAATACCTGCGACGCCTGAGTAAGCCCTGCCTGCTTGTGGCTAACAAGGCCGAAGGTATGGTGGAGGGGGTTCAGCTTGCAGAGTTCTATGAGTTGGGTTTGGGGGCTGTGGTCCCTGCATCTGCGGCCCATGGCCAAGGGATTCGCGGCATCTTCGATGCCGCGTTTGCTCTTCTCAACATTCCCGACCTTGATGATGAGGCAGTTTCGGAAACTCCCTCTGATGTCATCAAGCTGGCGGTAGCAGGGCGGCCTAATGTCGGGAAATCGACGCTGATCAATACTTGGCTGGGTGAGGAGCGCTTGGTCGCTTTTGACATGCCGGGCACCACGCGAGACGCGATTTCTGTGCCGTTTGAGAAAAATGGTCAAAAATTTGAGTTGATTGATACGGCGGGCTTGCGACGCAAGGGGCAGGTCTTTGAGGCGATCGAAAAATTTTCAGTGGTCAAGACCCTGCAGGCGATTGAGTCCTCCAACGTCGTCTTGCTGCTCTTGGATGCGACCCAGGGAGTGACAGATCAAGATGCTCACATCGCTGGGTACATTCTTGAGAGTGGGCGGGCTGTTGTGATAGCCGTGAACAAATGGGATGCTGTGGATGATTACCAGCGTCAACTGCTTGAGCGTTCTATCGAGTCTCGGCTGTCATTTTTGAAATTTGCATCTTTGCACTACATCTCTGCGAAGAAGAGGCAGGGCCTTGGTCCGTTGTGGACATCCATTGCGCAGGCCCACAAGGCAGCAAACTGCAAAATGCCTACGCCTGTCTTGACGAGGTTGCTGTTGGAGGCCGTGCAGTTTCAAAGCCCTCAGCGATCAGGCATGTTCAGGCCCAAGCTGCGTTATGCCCACCAGGGTGGTATGAACCCACCGGTGATCGTGATCCACGGTAACTCACTGGAACATGTGACGGCGGCGTATAAGCGGTTTCTGGAAGGTCGTTTTCGCAAAGAGTTTGAACTGGTCGGTACGCCACTGAGAATCGAGATGAAAACGTCTCACAATCCCTTCAAGGACGGCGAGAGCTCGTAG
- the hflX gene encoding GTPase HflX produces MKPQTTPPVILVGVDMGLPHFDAALEELGLLAQTAGLNPVARVTCKRRAPDAALFVGSGKADEIRMLAQMHGAVEVLFDQSLSPAQQRNLERHLELPVNDRTLLILEIFAQRARSHEGKLQVELAKLQYLSTRLVRRWSHLERQRGGIGTRGGPGETQIELDRRMIGDAIKRTKERLLKVKRQRSTQRKQRERRDAFTISLVGYTNAGKSTLFNALVKARAYAADQLFATLDTTTRQLYLADAGRSISLSDTVGFIRDLPHGLVDAFQATLQEAVDADLLLHVVDAANPAFPEQIQQVQRVLTEIGADRIPQILVFNKSDALAEPSHPLVSKDTYDLNGILCTRVFVSALTGMGVGALREILSEIVSREAAEMSPADGAEFSELSA; encoded by the coding sequence ATGAAGCCCCAAACGACACCCCCAGTCATCTTGGTTGGTGTTGATATGGGGCTTCCTCATTTTGATGCTGCGCTGGAAGAGTTAGGTTTGCTTGCTCAAACGGCGGGGTTGAACCCTGTTGCGCGCGTGACCTGCAAGCGCAGGGCTCCGGATGCCGCCTTGTTCGTTGGTAGTGGCAAGGCTGATGAGATCAGAATGCTGGCGCAAATGCACGGCGCCGTCGAGGTACTCTTTGACCAGTCTCTAAGTCCTGCGCAGCAGCGCAACCTTGAGCGGCACCTGGAGCTTCCTGTCAACGACCGTACTCTGCTCATTCTGGAGATTTTTGCGCAACGTGCCCGCAGTCACGAAGGCAAGTTGCAGGTGGAACTTGCCAAACTGCAGTATTTGAGTACGCGTTTAGTGCGCAGGTGGTCCCACTTGGAGCGGCAGCGCGGTGGTATCGGTACGCGTGGAGGCCCTGGGGAAACGCAGATTGAACTCGACCGGCGCATGATTGGTGATGCTATCAAGCGGACCAAGGAGCGGTTGCTCAAGGTCAAGCGCCAGCGTTCTACGCAGCGCAAGCAGCGTGAGCGGCGTGACGCGTTCACTATCTCACTGGTTGGTTACACGAATGCAGGCAAATCGACTTTGTTCAATGCCTTGGTCAAGGCGCGTGCCTATGCTGCTGATCAGCTGTTTGCGACCTTGGACACCACAACGCGGCAGCTGTACCTTGCTGACGCTGGCCGCTCAATCTCTTTGTCTGATACGGTTGGATTCATTCGTGATCTTCCGCACGGACTTGTCGATGCGTTTCAGGCTACCTTGCAAGAGGCTGTGGATGCTGATTTGTTGCTCCATGTTGTGGATGCGGCCAACCCTGCTTTTCCAGAGCAAATTCAGCAAGTGCAGCGTGTGTTGACCGAAATTGGCGCGGACCGAATTCCTCAGATTTTAGTATTCAACAAGTCTGATGCTTTGGCTGAGCCGTCTCATCCTCTTGTGTCAAAAGATACTTACGACTTGAATGGCATTTTGTGCACGCGGGTTTTTGTAAGTGCCTTGACGGGGATGGGTGTCGGTGCGCTGAGGGAAATACTCTCTGAGATCGTTTCGCGTGAAGCCGCAGAGATGTCCCCAGCTGATGGGGCTGAATTTTCAGAGCTTTCGGCTTGA
- the hfq gene encoding RNA chaperone Hfq produces the protein MSNKGQLLQDPFLNALRREHVPVSIYLVNGIKLQGQIESFDQYVVLLRNTVTQMVYKHAISTIVPGRAVSFSTAESSDTDAGA, from the coding sequence GTGAGCAATAAAGGTCAACTTCTTCAAGATCCATTCCTGAATGCACTGCGGCGTGAACACGTTCCAGTGTCCATTTACTTGGTGAATGGAATCAAGTTACAAGGTCAAATTGAGTCTTTTGATCAGTACGTCGTTTTGCTGCGTAACACTGTCACCCAGATGGTCTACAAGCACGCTATCTCCACGATCGTTCCTGGGCGTGCTGTGAGTTTTTCGACCGCAGAGTCATCGGACACGGACGCTGGTGCTTAG